A genomic segment from Bubalus kerabau isolate K-KA32 ecotype Philippines breed swamp buffalo chromosome 14, PCC_UOA_SB_1v2, whole genome shotgun sequence encodes:
- the LOC129626811 gene encoding LOW QUALITY PROTEIN: acyl-CoA 6-desaturase-like (The sequence of the model RefSeq protein was modified relative to this genomic sequence to represent the inferred CDS: inserted 2 bases in 1 codon) gives MSLRSEIGLDHSLLILRNLRWLVIDRKVYNITKWSSQHPGGGQWVIGHYTGEDATDAFLAFHRNLGFVRKFMKPLLIGELAPEEPSQDYGKNSQIIEDFQALRKTAEDMNLFKTNQLFFLLHLAHIIAMESIAWFTIFHFGNGWIPTIITALVLATSQVQAGWLQHGYGHLSVYKKSMWNHIVQKFIIGHLKGGSANWWNHRHFQHHAKPNVFNKDLDVNMLHVCVLGEWQPTEYGKKQLKYLPYNHQHEYFFLIGPPLLIPLYFQYHMIMTVMVHKDWVDLAWVISYYTHFFISYIPFYGVLGAILFLNLIRFLESHWFVWITQMNHIVMEIDREPYRDWFSSQLAATCNVEQSFFNDWFSGHLNFQIEHHLFPTMPWHNLPKVTPLVRSLCAKHCTEYLEKLLLRALXKSGQLWLDAYLHK, from the exons GTGGCTGGTCATCGATCGCAAGGTCTacaacatcaccaaatggtccaGCCAGCACCCGGGGGGGGGGCAGTGGGTCATCGGGCACTACACCGGGGAAGATGCTACAGACGCCTTCCTGGCCTTCCACCGCAACCTCGGTTTTGTGCGCAAGTTCATGAAGCCCCTATTGATTGGCGAGCTGGCCCCTGAGGAACCCAGCCAGGACTACGGCAAGAATTCCCAGATCATCGAGGACTTCCAGGCCCTGAGGAAGACCGCTGAGGACATGAACCTGTTCAAGACTAACCagctcttcttccttctccaccTGGCCCACATTATCGCCATGGAGAGCATCGCCTGGTTCACTATCTTCCACTTTGGCAACGGCTGGATTCCAACCATCATTACGGCCCTCGTCCTTGCTACCTCTCAGGTCCAGGCTGGATGGCTGCAACACGGTTACGGCCACCTCTCTGTTTACAAGAAGTCCATGTGGAACCATATCGTACAGAAGTTCATCATCGGTCACTTAAAGGGTGGCTCTGCCAACTGGTGGAACCATCGCCACTTCCAGCACCACGCCAAACCCAACGTCTTCAACAAGGATCTGGATGTGAACATGCTGCATGTGTGTGTCCTGGGCGAGTGGCAGCCCACTGAGTATGGCAAGAAGCAGCTGAAATACCTGCCTTACAACCACCAGCATGAGTACTTCTTCCTGATTGGGCCTCCGCTGCTCATCCCTTTGTACTTCCAGTACCATATGATCATGACCGTGATGGTTCACAAGGACTGGGTAGACTTGGCCTGGGTCATCAGCTACTATACCCATTTCTTCATCAGCTACATCCCTTTCTATGGTGTCCTGGGAGCCATCCTTTTCCTCAACCTCATCAGGTTCCTGGAGAGCCACTGGTTTGTGTGGATCACACAGATGAATCACATCGTCATGGAGATTGACCGAGAGCCCTATCGCGACTGGTTCAGCAGCCAGCTGGCAGCCACCTGCAACGTGGAGCAGTCCTTCTTCAATGACTGGTTCAGTGGGCACCTCAACTTCCAGATCGAGCACCACCTTTTCCCCACCATGCCCTGGCAcaatctgcccaaggtcacccccCTGGTGAGGTCCTTGTGCGCCAAGCACTGCACTGAGTACCTGGAGAAGCTGCTGCTCCGGGCCCT CAAGTCTGGGCAGCTGTGGCTGGACGCCTACCTCCACAAATGA